Proteins found in one Geomonas subterranea genomic segment:
- a CDS encoding SLBB domain-containing protein, translating to MGSDYLVGPGDRLIVTLWGSINGTYKLEVNRNGDIVLPKVGAIKVAGVSFGELPALLRGSVARIYKDFQLNVNLDKLRLIKVYVVGEVASPGDYNVSSLSTVISALSAAKGPTKNGSLRNIQINRNGKVVETVDLYDFFLKGDKGKDIRLQPGDTILVPVIGRVAGIVGNVRRPGIYELKGESSLKELFALGGGINPTGYLQRVQLYRVEAHDKKVVKDFNLDLSAPAAEQQTSGVKMQDMDLVNVLPIDSVLRGYVRLEGHVLRPGDYALKPGMKVSSLLQGDNLLPQYHAGAAQIIRLYPPDMHPEIVYFDVAGALKGDPAQDVELKEFDRVKVFSREQMEEVPVVKVGGEVQSPGVVRYLENMTVRDLLMQVGNVKLSAYLGSAEITRIKRDGGSVTSYSIPVNLEQALKGGAENIKLEPFDELTVRRIPNWAEATERYVTLKGEFMFPGTYPIYKGERLSSVIARAGGFTDLAYLKGARFTRENVRKLQQQRMDEALDKAQDQIIKLQSNVSQTAASAEEVASSKATLDNLMRSVEMLKAKKAEGRVLMEITSLSDFKGSLYDLELQGGDQLTVPSDPGGINVIGDVYNQSTVVTQRDRDVEWYLQQVGGPTGDADRDSIYVVKVDGSVISQANSSRFMFYNSFWGKTLDSGDTVIVPRQYEKTAWLRNIKDIVQIIGNIAMTAGVVIAAGK from the coding sequence GTGGGGTCGGACTACCTCGTCGGCCCGGGAGACCGCCTCATAGTCACTCTCTGGGGCAGCATCAACGGTACTTACAAGCTCGAAGTTAACCGCAATGGGGACATCGTGCTGCCGAAAGTCGGTGCTATCAAGGTTGCCGGGGTAAGTTTCGGTGAACTCCCAGCGCTGTTGAGGGGGAGCGTTGCGCGGATCTACAAGGACTTTCAGCTCAACGTGAACCTGGACAAGCTGAGGCTGATCAAGGTGTACGTGGTAGGTGAGGTCGCATCCCCCGGCGACTACAACGTGAGTTCGCTTTCCACCGTGATTAGCGCCCTTTCCGCAGCGAAAGGGCCAACGAAGAACGGTAGCCTGCGCAACATCCAGATCAACCGTAACGGCAAGGTGGTTGAGACGGTGGATCTTTACGATTTCTTCCTCAAAGGGGACAAGGGGAAGGACATCCGTCTGCAGCCGGGCGACACCATCCTGGTCCCGGTCATCGGCCGCGTCGCCGGCATCGTCGGCAACGTCCGGCGTCCCGGTATCTATGAGCTGAAGGGGGAAAGTTCTCTGAAGGAGCTCTTCGCCCTCGGCGGCGGCATCAATCCTACCGGGTACCTGCAGAGGGTGCAGTTGTACCGCGTCGAGGCGCACGACAAGAAGGTCGTCAAGGACTTCAACCTGGATCTGAGCGCCCCTGCCGCTGAGCAACAGACCTCCGGCGTTAAGATGCAGGACATGGACCTGGTCAATGTCCTCCCCATAGACAGCGTGCTGCGCGGCTACGTCAGGCTGGAGGGGCACGTGTTGCGACCCGGTGATTACGCTCTGAAGCCGGGCATGAAGGTGAGTTCGCTGTTGCAGGGCGATAACCTCCTGCCCCAGTACCATGCCGGAGCTGCGCAGATCATCCGTCTCTACCCGCCCGATATGCACCCCGAGATCGTATATTTTGACGTAGCCGGAGCTTTGAAGGGAGACCCCGCCCAGGACGTGGAGCTCAAGGAGTTCGACCGGGTAAAGGTCTTCTCGCGGGAGCAGATGGAAGAGGTGCCGGTTGTCAAGGTTGGCGGCGAGGTGCAAAGTCCAGGGGTGGTCCGCTATCTGGAGAATATGACCGTGCGCGACCTGCTCATGCAGGTGGGTAACGTGAAACTCTCTGCCTATCTCGGTAGCGCCGAAATCACAAGGATCAAGCGCGATGGTGGCTCGGTCACCTCGTACTCCATTCCGGTGAACCTTGAGCAGGCCCTCAAAGGCGGCGCGGAAAACATCAAACTGGAGCCGTTCGACGAACTGACCGTGCGCCGCATCCCGAACTGGGCCGAAGCCACCGAGCGTTATGTCACCCTCAAAGGCGAGTTCATGTTCCCGGGCACCTATCCCATCTACAAGGGGGAGCGGCTCAGTTCCGTCATTGCCCGCGCCGGGGGCTTCACCGATCTCGCTTACCTAAAAGGAGCGCGTTTCACTCGGGAGAATGTCCGGAAGCTGCAGCAGCAGCGCATGGACGAGGCCCTCGACAAGGCGCAGGACCAGATCATCAAGTTGCAGAGCAACGTCTCTCAGACGGCTGCCTCTGCCGAAGAAGTGGCGAGTTCAAAGGCGACACTCGACAACCTGATGCGCAGTGTTGAGATGCTTAAGGCCAAGAAGGCTGAGGGGCGGGTTCTGATGGAGATAACGTCGCTAAGCGATTTTAAGGGGAGTCTCTACGACTTAGAGCTGCAGGGAGGCGACCAACTCACCGTCCCTAGCGATCCCGGCGGTATCAACGTGATCGGCGACGTCTACAACCAGAGCACCGTCGTAACTCAGCGTGACCGTGACGTCGAGTGGTATCTACAACAGGTGGGTGGGCCAACCGGCGATGCGGACAGGGATAGCATCTACGTTGTCAAGGTCGACGGCTCCGTCATCAGCCAGGCCAACTCTTCAAGGTTTATGTTCTACAACTCCTTTTGGGGGAAAACGCTGGATTCCGGTGACACTGTAATCGTGCCGCGCCAGTATGAGAAAACGGCATGGCTCAGAAACATCAAGGATATTGTTCAGATCATCGGCAACATAGCCATGACAGCCGGTGTTGTCATTGCTGCAGGAAAGTAA
- a CDS encoding GumC family protein, translating to MTENMVGEHEGESGILEILHVLAKRKKLIIKICVLAVATTVCYSLTLPNIYSATARVLPPQKEGGGGLSALLGQAGTLAGLAAGSLGGGSDLYLGILRSRSVSDAVVAKLDLTHVYAVSSADAARTRLAGAVKMSAGKDGIIVITADDSDPRLSARLANAFVEELGRATVRLNLTKASTERIFLEKRLELVKGDLKRAEDELKNFAQSNKIVQVEAQSKASIEGIAKLKGELASKEVQLSVLLTKQTEQSPEVKGLKRGIQQLRAEIARGAGDDGGGEGIPNVGNMPGVGLEYSRKLRAVKVQEGMFEQLTKQYEMAKLSEAKDSSSLQILDEAVVPLKKSSPKRSQMVILAGFFSFVFATGLAFAIEYYEKLPDREREKIRRIRNLTMAWK from the coding sequence ATGACAGAAAACATGGTCGGTGAGCATGAAGGAGAATCTGGAATTCTTGAAATTCTTCATGTTCTAGCAAAACGTAAGAAGCTCATTATCAAAATTTGCGTGTTGGCTGTTGCTACCACCGTCTGCTATAGCCTCACCCTGCCCAACATCTATTCCGCAACAGCTCGAGTCCTTCCTCCTCAAAAGGAGGGTGGCGGGGGGTTGTCGGCACTGCTGGGGCAGGCGGGAACGCTCGCAGGGCTTGCGGCGGGAAGCCTCGGGGGAGGGAGTGACCTCTACCTCGGCATCTTGAGGAGCCGCTCTGTATCTGACGCCGTGGTTGCCAAGCTAGACCTCACGCACGTATATGCAGTTTCCAGTGCGGACGCGGCTCGGACCCGACTCGCTGGTGCAGTTAAGATGTCAGCAGGCAAGGACGGCATCATCGTAATCACCGCCGATGACAGTGATCCAAGGCTGTCGGCGCGATTGGCCAACGCTTTCGTGGAGGAGTTGGGGCGGGCAACTGTGCGGTTAAACCTTACGAAGGCAAGTACAGAGCGGATTTTCCTGGAAAAGCGTCTCGAACTTGTGAAGGGCGACCTGAAACGGGCTGAGGATGAACTGAAAAATTTCGCGCAGTCGAACAAGATTGTGCAGGTCGAAGCACAGAGCAAGGCCTCCATAGAGGGAATCGCTAAGCTTAAGGGCGAACTTGCTTCCAAGGAGGTTCAGCTCTCAGTGCTTCTTACGAAGCAGACTGAGCAGAGCCCTGAGGTGAAGGGACTTAAAAGAGGAATCCAGCAACTCCGCGCGGAGATTGCCCGTGGTGCCGGGGATGACGGGGGGGGAGAAGGCATCCCGAACGTTGGAAACATGCCGGGTGTCGGCCTCGAATATTCGAGGAAGCTGCGCGCGGTTAAGGTCCAGGAGGGTATGTTTGAACAACTGACCAAGCAGTACGAGATGGCTAAGCTAAGTGAGGCCAAAGACTCGTCCTCCCTGCAGATCCTCGACGAGGCGGTGGTCCCGCTGAAAAAGAGCAGTCCAAAGAGGTCCCAGATGGTCATCCTTGCCGGCTTTTTCTCGTTCGTTTTCGCAACCGGACTTGCCTTCGCCATCGAATACTACGAAAAGCTCCCGGACCGGGAACGAGAGAAGATCCGAAGGATCCGAAACCTCACCATGGCCTGGAAATAA
- a CDS encoding UDP-glucuronic acid decarboxylase family protein, with product MRVLVTGGAGFVGSHLCERLLEQGHDVICLDNFFTGSKSNILHLLDNHRFELVRHDITEPILLEVDRIYNLACPASPVHYQYNPVKTTKTSVMGAINMLGLAKRVKARILQASTSEVYGDPQVHPQKESYWGNVNPIGIRSCYDEGKRVAETLMMDYHRQNGVDVRIVRIFNTYGPRMAKNDGRVVSNFIMQALHNEPITVYGEGTQTRSFCFVSDLVEGMMRMMECDGFTGPLNLGNPVENTIMEFAERIIALTGSKSAIVSHPLPQDDPKQRQPDITLAREMLGWKPVVDLDAGLAQTIAYFRSVM from the coding sequence ATGCGCGTACTGGTAACCGGCGGGGCCGGCTTCGTTGGCTCCCACCTTTGCGAAAGGCTCCTGGAGCAGGGGCACGACGTCATCTGCCTGGACAATTTCTTCACTGGCAGCAAGAGCAACATCCTTCACCTTTTGGACAACCACCGATTCGAGCTGGTGAGGCACGACATCACTGAGCCCATTCTTCTCGAGGTGGACCGGATCTACAACCTTGCCTGCCCGGCCTCACCCGTGCATTACCAGTACAACCCGGTGAAGACCACTAAGACGAGCGTCATGGGGGCAATCAACATGCTGGGCTTGGCTAAGCGTGTCAAGGCGCGTATCCTCCAAGCCTCCACCTCCGAGGTCTACGGTGATCCGCAAGTGCATCCTCAAAAGGAGAGCTACTGGGGCAATGTTAACCCCATCGGGATCAGGAGCTGCTACGACGAGGGAAAACGGGTGGCTGAAACGCTCATGATGGACTACCACCGCCAAAACGGCGTTGACGTCCGGATAGTGCGCATTTTCAACACCTACGGTCCACGCATGGCCAAAAACGACGGTCGTGTGGTCTCCAACTTCATCATGCAGGCGCTCCACAACGAGCCGATTACCGTCTACGGCGAAGGGACCCAGACCCGCTCTTTTTGCTTCGTTTCGGATCTCGTGGAGGGGATGATGCGTATGATGGAGTGCGACGGCTTTACTGGGCCTTTGAACCTCGGCAACCCGGTGGAAAACACCATCATGGAGTTTGCCGAGCGGATTATCGCTCTCACCGGTTCCAAGTCCGCCATCGTGTCCCACCCCCTGCCGCAGGACGACCCGAAGCAGCGCCAGCCCGACATCACCTTGGCGCGCGAGATGCTGGGATGGAAGCCCGTGGTGGACCTAGACGCCGGGCTTGCCCAAACCATCGCCTACTTCCGCTCCGTAATGTAG
- the rfbF gene encoding glucose-1-phosphate cytidylyltransferase: MKVVILAGGFGTRISEESHLKPKPMIEIGERPILWHIMKVYSHFGFNDFVICLGYKGYCIKEYFAHYFLHEADITFDFRNENQRMVHHHSAEPWRVTLVNTGLDTMTGGRVKRIRPYISDEPFLMTYGDGVGNVNIPELIAYHKSHNKLATMTSTQPGGRFGALNLDEGNRILDFQEKPKGDGAWINAGFFVLEPQVFDYIDGDHTVFEREPLESLARDRELVAYKHEGFWQPMDSLRDKKDLEELWKTGKAPWKIWG, from the coding sequence ATGAAAGTTGTCATTCTTGCCGGCGGGTTCGGCACTAGGATCAGCGAGGAATCGCACCTAAAGCCCAAGCCGATGATCGAGATCGGCGAGCGCCCTATACTCTGGCACATCATGAAGGTGTACTCGCACTTCGGGTTCAACGATTTCGTGATCTGCCTGGGGTACAAGGGGTACTGCATCAAGGAGTACTTCGCGCACTACTTCCTGCACGAGGCCGACATCACTTTCGATTTCAGGAACGAGAACCAGCGCATGGTGCACCACCATTCTGCCGAGCCTTGGAGGGTGACGCTGGTCAACACTGGGCTTGACACCATGACCGGTGGCCGGGTAAAGCGTATCCGCCCCTACATCAGCGACGAACCATTTCTGATGACCTACGGAGACGGCGTTGGCAACGTGAACATCCCCGAACTCATCGCCTACCACAAGTCTCATAATAAACTTGCCACCATGACCTCGACCCAGCCCGGCGGGCGTTTCGGCGCGTTGAACCTCGACGAAGGGAACCGCATCCTTGACTTTCAGGAAAAGCCCAAGGGTGACGGCGCCTGGATCAACGCGGGCTTTTTTGTACTCGAGCCGCAGGTCTTTGACTACATCGACGGTGACCACACCGTGTTTGAGCGGGAGCCTCTCGAGAGCCTCGCTCGCGACCGCGAGCTCGTGGCGTACAAGCATGAGGGGTTTTGGCAGCCTATGGATTCACTAAGGGACAAGAAGGACTTGGAGGAACTTTGGAAAACCGGGAAAGCGCCATGGAAGATTTGGGGATAA
- the rfbG gene encoding CDP-glucose 4,6-dehydratase, with translation MEDLGINSVFWRGRRVLVTGHTGFKGAWLSLWLNRLGAHVTGFALAPNTTPSLYELARVDELVDSHIGDVRDLEGLSRVVKTSEPEVVIHMAAQPLVRDSYRIPVDTYATNVMGTVHLLESVRRIGSVRAVVNVTTDKCYENREWNWGYRENEAMGGFDPYSSSKACSELVTAAYRQSFFNPYSYPEHKVAIATARAGNVIGGGDWAADRLVPDCMRSLLAGEPVPIRNPNAIRPWQHVLEPVSGYLALAHRLYLEGAGYAEGWNFGPFEEDTRPVGWIVERICSEWGEGAGFVVDDGPHPHEAHYLKLDSSKARNRLKWRPRLNLGQALDWSIQWYRAFAAGEDMRRVTEQQILTYQRQAQ, from the coding sequence ATGGAAGATTTGGGGATAAACTCCGTTTTCTGGCGCGGCAGAAGGGTCCTCGTTACCGGGCACACCGGCTTTAAGGGGGCTTGGCTCTCCCTGTGGCTCAACCGGCTCGGGGCTCATGTGACCGGCTTTGCGCTCGCCCCCAACACAACCCCGAGCCTCTATGAGCTAGCACGGGTGGACGAACTCGTAGACTCGCACATTGGTGACGTACGGGATCTTGAGGGCCTCTCGCGCGTGGTGAAGACGAGCGAACCGGAGGTGGTGATCCACATGGCGGCCCAGCCGCTTGTGCGTGACTCCTACCGCATTCCCGTCGATACCTACGCCACTAACGTGATGGGGACGGTGCATCTGCTCGAGTCCGTGCGTCGGATCGGCAGCGTGCGCGCTGTGGTGAATGTGACCACGGACAAGTGCTACGAAAATCGCGAATGGAACTGGGGGTATCGTGAAAACGAGGCGATGGGCGGTTTCGACCCCTACTCGAGCAGTAAGGCCTGCTCCGAGCTCGTCACGGCAGCCTACCGTCAGTCCTTTTTCAACCCGTATAGCTACCCGGAGCACAAGGTCGCTATCGCCACCGCCCGTGCCGGCAACGTGATCGGCGGCGGCGACTGGGCCGCCGATCGCCTGGTCCCCGACTGCATGAGGTCGCTTTTAGCGGGCGAGCCGGTCCCGATCAGAAACCCCAATGCCATCCGCCCCTGGCAGCACGTTCTGGAACCGGTGTCGGGTTACCTTGCCCTCGCCCACAGGCTGTACCTGGAGGGGGCGGGTTATGCCGAAGGGTGGAACTTCGGCCCCTTCGAGGAGGACACGCGGCCGGTAGGATGGATCGTCGAGCGGATCTGCTCGGAGTGGGGCGAGGGGGCGGGTTTCGTGGTAGACGACGGGCCGCACCCGCACGAGGCGCATTATTTGAAGCTCGACAGCTCAAAGGCGCGGAACCGGCTCAAGTGGCGCCCCCGTCTGAACCTCGGCCAGGCTCTCGACTGGAGCATCCAGTGGTACCGGGCGTTTGCCGCCGGGGAGGACATGCGCCGGGTCACCGAACAACAAATTCTCACCTACCAAAGGCAGGCACAATGA
- a CDS encoding class I SAM-dependent methyltransferase, translating to MKTGSCRFCGTKLTHTFCDLGMSPLSNAYLKAERLKGAEPFFPLHAYVCERCFLVQLEEFESPENIFSDYAYFSSYSASWLKHAENYTIEMIERFGFNAAHQVIEIASNDGYLLQYFKERSIPVLGIEPAANVAEVAREKGIPTRVCFFGTGTARSIVAEGGQADLLLGNNVLAHVPDLNDFVAGLKIVLKDDGVITMEFPHLLRLMEKNQFDTIYHEHFSYFSLITVVQVFRKHGLSVFDVQELATHGGSLRIFACHEGNADKAATNSVEALLAREAEAGLSSLSTYLSFGEKVRETKRSLLQFLIQAKKEGKKIACYGAAAKGNTLLNYCGIRSDFIDFVVDLSPHKQGLFLPGTHLPINHPDRVREEKPDYLLILPWNIKDEITTQMSYIREWGGQFVVPIPSVEVLP from the coding sequence ATGAAAACTGGAAGCTGTCGTTTTTGCGGAACCAAGTTGACCCACACCTTTTGTGACCTCGGCATGAGCCCGCTCTCCAACGCCTACCTGAAGGCGGAGCGGCTGAAGGGGGCGGAGCCCTTCTTCCCGCTGCACGCCTATGTCTGCGAGCGCTGCTTTCTCGTGCAGTTGGAGGAGTTCGAGTCGCCGGAGAACATCTTCAGCGATTACGCCTACTTTTCCTCCTACTCGGCCAGCTGGCTTAAGCATGCGGAGAATTACACGATTGAGATGATCGAGCGCTTCGGCTTTAACGCCGCCCACCAAGTGATCGAGATCGCCAGTAACGACGGCTACCTCCTGCAGTATTTCAAGGAAAGGAGTATCCCCGTCCTGGGGATCGAGCCTGCGGCCAACGTGGCCGAGGTCGCCCGGGAGAAGGGGATTCCCACCCGTGTCTGCTTCTTCGGCACCGGGACGGCGCGGAGCATCGTGGCTGAAGGGGGGCAGGCGGACCTCCTTTTAGGGAATAACGTCCTCGCCCACGTACCGGACCTAAACGATTTCGTGGCGGGGCTCAAGATCGTTCTCAAAGACGACGGAGTCATCACCATGGAGTTCCCGCACCTGTTGCGGCTCATGGAGAAAAACCAGTTCGACACCATCTACCATGAGCACTTCTCCTACTTCTCGCTGATCACCGTGGTCCAGGTCTTCAGGAAGCACGGCTTGAGCGTCTTCGATGTACAGGAACTCGCCACCCACGGCGGCTCACTGAGGATTTTCGCCTGCCACGAGGGGAACGCCGACAAGGCAGCCACCAACTCGGTCGAGGCGCTTCTCGCCCGTGAGGCCGAAGCGGGGCTTTCCTCCCTTTCCACCTACCTCTCCTTCGGGGAAAAGGTTCGCGAGACGAAGCGGAGCCTCCTCCAGTTTCTGATCCAGGCGAAGAAGGAGGGGAAGAAAATCGCCTGCTACGGGGCGGCGGCAAAGGGGAATACTCTTTTGAACTACTGCGGCATCCGCTCCGATTTCATTGATTTCGTGGTCGATTTGAGCCCGCACAAGCAGGGGCTTTTCCTCCCGGGGACCCATCTCCCCATCAACCACCCGGACCGGGTACGCGAGGAGAAGCCGGACTACCTCCTCATCCTCCCCTGGAACATCAAGGACGAGATCACGACCCAAATGTCCTACATCCGCGAGTGGGGAGGGCAGTTTGTGGTCCCGATACCGAGCGTCGAGGTGCTGCCGTGA
- a CDS encoding dTDP-4-dehydrorhamnose 3,5-epimerase family protein: MRFEPLPVPGAFLIEPDFIADDRGFFARTFCRAEFAAKGLNTNLVQCSVSFNKARHTLRGMHYQVTPHEEAKLVRCTKGAIQDVIVDLRPDSPAFRRWASVELSAENHRGVYIPEGVAHGFLTLDVDSEVFYQMSEFFQPECAAGARFDDAAFGIDWLAEPAVISGRDLGYPDFLK, encoded by the coding sequence GTGAGGTTCGAGCCCCTGCCGGTTCCCGGCGCGTTCCTCATAGAGCCGGATTTCATCGCAGACGACCGGGGCTTTTTCGCCCGCACTTTCTGCCGGGCCGAATTCGCCGCGAAAGGGCTCAATACAAACCTCGTGCAGTGCAGCGTTTCCTTCAACAAGGCTAGGCACACGCTGCGCGGCATGCACTATCAGGTGACGCCGCACGAGGAGGCGAAGCTCGTGCGCTGTACCAAAGGGGCGATCCAGGACGTTATCGTGGACCTAAGGCCCGATTCCCCGGCTTTCAGGCGCTGGGCATCGGTGGAGTTAAGCGCGGAGAACCACCGGGGCGTCTACATCCCGGAGGGGGTCGCCCACGGTTTCCTGACCCTTGACGTCGACAGCGAGGTCTTCTACCAGATGTCCGAATTCTTCCAACCGGAATGTGCGGCCGGGGCCCGCTTCGACGACGCCGCGTTTGGGATCGATTGGCTCGCGGAGCCTGCCGTGATCTCCGGGCGTGACCTCGGCTACCCGGACTTTCTTAAGTAA
- a CDS encoding DegT/DnrJ/EryC1/StrS family aminotransferase, producing MSKIHYTKPSITDLEVRYATDAAQNGWGERCYEYIGRFEGLFRDHLGVGFAIATSSCTGAMHLGLAALGIGPGDEVILGDTNWIASAAPITYLGGEPVFVDVLPDTWCLDPGKVERAITPRTKAIIAVHLYGNLCDLDTLMEIGRRHGIPVIEDAAEAIGSKWRGRSAGAFGTFGTFSFHGTKTLTTGEGGMFVTNDEKLYERVLSLSNHGRAKGQVKQFWPDSIGFKYKMSNIQAAIGCAQMERIDLLIAQKRRIFDYYRKGLAGLPVRLNPEHEGTVNGYWMPTIVVDEGVPFHRDELLTAFKEDDIDGRVFFWPLTMLPMFESRPEHAVSYGLYPRAVNLPSYHDLSEADMDRVISLVRSHIQGKSHA from the coding sequence ATGTCGAAGATACACTATACGAAACCTTCCATCACCGACCTAGAGGTCCGCTATGCGACGGACGCAGCCCAGAATGGCTGGGGGGAGCGCTGCTATGAATATATCGGGCGCTTCGAAGGACTTTTTCGCGATCACTTAGGCGTCGGCTTCGCCATAGCCACCTCGAGCTGCACCGGCGCAATGCACCTGGGGCTAGCAGCACTGGGTATCGGCCCCGGGGATGAGGTGATCCTAGGAGACACCAACTGGATCGCCTCGGCGGCCCCCATTACGTATCTGGGAGGAGAGCCGGTCTTCGTCGATGTCCTCCCCGACACCTGGTGCCTAGACCCGGGCAAAGTCGAGCGGGCTATCACCCCGCGTACCAAGGCGATCATCGCCGTGCACCTCTATGGGAACCTCTGCGACCTAGACACACTCATGGAGATCGGCAGGCGCCACGGTATCCCCGTCATCGAGGACGCAGCCGAGGCGATCGGTTCCAAGTGGCGCGGTCGCAGCGCCGGCGCGTTCGGCACGTTCGGTACCTTTTCTTTCCACGGCACGAAGACCCTCACCACCGGGGAGGGGGGGATGTTCGTCACGAACGACGAGAAGCTCTACGAGCGGGTGTTGAGCCTTAGCAACCATGGGCGTGCCAAGGGACAGGTGAAGCAGTTCTGGCCCGATTCCATCGGTTTCAAGTATAAAATGTCCAACATACAGGCGGCCATCGGCTGTGCGCAGATGGAGCGGATCGACTTGCTCATCGCTCAGAAAAGGCGCATCTTCGACTACTACCGAAAGGGGCTCGCTGGTCTCCCGGTCCGCCTGAACCCGGAGCACGAAGGTACCGTGAACGGCTACTGGATGCCGACCATTGTCGTGGACGAAGGTGTTCCTTTCCACCGCGATGAACTCCTTACTGCCTTCAAGGAGGACGACATCGACGGTAGGGTCTTCTTCTGGCCCCTCACCATGCTCCCGATGTTCGAAAGCCGCCCGGAGCACGCCGTGAGTTACGGCCTTTACCCGCGTGCCGTGAACCTTCCGAGCTACCACGACCTTTCCGAGGCGGATATGGACCGGGTCATCTCGCTGGTGCGCTCCCACATCCAAGGGAAGTCTCATGCCTGA
- a CDS encoding NeuD/PglB/VioB family sugar acetyltransferase — MPDLVLWGATGQAKVLFDLVHGSDRRLVGLVDNRDIASPIPGVPLFVGEAGLDRFLHGRSGSETLIGGVAVGGGRGADRLMLMDLFKARGIALPTFVHRTAFTAFNAVIGEGCQILAQAAVCANVTLGRGVIVNTAASIDHDGVVGDGVHLGPGARLAGEVTVEAFAFIGTGAVILPRVTIGAGAMVGAGAVVTKDVPAGVTVVGNPARVRMKEGATP, encoded by the coding sequence ATGCCTGATCTCGTGCTCTGGGGGGCGACCGGACAGGCAAAGGTCCTTTTCGACCTGGTCCACGGCAGCGATCGCAGGCTCGTTGGGCTGGTCGACAACCGCGACATCGCATCGCCCATTCCCGGCGTGCCGCTCTTCGTCGGTGAGGCTGGACTCGACCGTTTCCTGCATGGCCGCAGCGGGAGTGAGACGCTTATCGGGGGGGTGGCCGTCGGCGGAGGGCGCGGTGCCGACCGTCTCATGCTGATGGATCTTTTCAAGGCGAGAGGAATCGCGCTTCCCACTTTCGTGCACCGCACCGCCTTCACGGCCTTCAACGCTGTCATCGGCGAGGGGTGCCAGATTCTGGCTCAAGCCGCGGTCTGCGCCAATGTAACCCTGGGGCGCGGCGTCATAGTCAACACTGCCGCCTCGATCGATCACGATGGCGTAGTCGGCGATGGGGTACACCTGGGGCCGGGGGCGCGTCTTGCCGGCGAAGTCACCGTCGAGGCGTTCGCCTTCATCGGGACCGGTGCGGTCATCCTCCCCCGCGTCACCATCGGTGCCGGGGCCATGGTAGGGGCCGGGGCAGTGGTGACAAAGGATGTCCCCGCGGGTGTCACAGTGGTCGGTAACCCGGCGCGGGTGAGAATGAAAGAAGGAGCAACCCCCTGA